In Oxyura jamaicensis isolate SHBP4307 breed ruddy duck chromosome 23, BPBGC_Ojam_1.0, whole genome shotgun sequence, a single window of DNA contains:
- the LOC118177727 gene encoding uncharacterized protein LOC118177727, translating into MLGGRTGRDGTAGIFSPCPASDYSFQFSKYVCNSLEKMERKSWHRAARSYLNRTLNPKCFINKINNHSDVAGWEISHIFCISLCGRRRFGGENANCPSACTQAGAVVGTQRSLQRYPKPPSFRGLWVPLGSHTCTFCLIIQDYYIFLAGAWCRGHGDPLWGEVSLCSTRDPMPGAPRDAGLCWGAQHRGDTSRWCRGGFSKQELQERAEGGWILRGECQRCSDAPRNQRGICGVLGWDPTQGHPCAEVLRAVPVTSSPVTGLCPSTLLILTAHPVPHPGRRRSRCGWPGSLSPTGDTTRGRARTKVGVLASCLALRLIALIRAN; encoded by the coding sequence ATGCTCGGAGGTAGGACGGGGCGGGATGGGACCGCTGGCATcttttctccctgccctgcgAGTGACtattcatttcaattttcaaaatatgtatgtaacagcctggaaaaaatggaaaggaaaagttgGCACAGAGCAGCCCGATCGTATTTAAACAGGACATTAAACCCCAAGTGTTTTATTAATAAGATTAATAACCACTCGGACGTGGCTGGCTGGGAAATTTCGCacattttttgcatttcactCTGTGGGAGAAGGAGATTTGGGGGAGAAAACGCCAATTGCCCATCCGCCTGCAcccaggcaggggctgtggtGGGGACGCAGCGCTCCCTGCAGAGGTACCCAAAGCCCCCCAGCTTTAGGGGATTGTGGGTGCCCTTGGGATCCCACACCTGCACCTTTTGCCTTATTATTCAggattattatattttcctaGCGGGTGCATGGTGCCGTGGGCACGGGGACCCTCTCTGGGGTGAGGTTTCCCTGTGCTCCACCAGGGACCCAATGCCGGGAGCCCCAAGGGAcgcggggctgtgctggggtgcCCAGCACAGGGGCGACACGTCCCGGTGGTGCCGGGGGGGGTTTAGCAAACAGGAGCTTCAGGAGAGAGCTGAAGGAGGGTGGATTTTGAGGGGTGAATGCCAGAGGTGCTCTGATGCCCCGAGGAACCAGAGGGGTATTTGTGGGGTGTTGGGCTGGGACCCCACACAAGGGCATCCCTGTGCAGAGGTGCTCCGGGCAGTTCCTGTCACCAGTTCTCCTGTCACTGGGCTGTGTCCCAGCAccctcctcatcctcactgCCCACCCCGTGCCTCATCCAGGCAGGAGACGCAGCCGCTGTGGCTGGCCCGGGTCACTGTCACCCACAGGGGACACAACCCGAGGCAGGGCAAGGACCAAGGTCGGAGTGCTGGCCTCCTGTTTGGCTCTCAGGCTAATTGCCTTGATTAGGGCTAATTAG